The Nitrospirae bacterium YQR-1 genome has a window encoding:
- a CDS encoding PAS domain S-box protein, translated as MNRYSDINTKQNILIVDDHPANLVALESLLEELDLNIFKADSGKNALSVLLEHDVAIVLLDVMMPEMDGYEVAGLMKGNKQTRNIPIIFITASQEDKKHTFKGYKIGAVDFLYKPVEPEILISKVNVFIELNKQKQKLQYMASMLSQSEEKYKKIIETTDDAIFIADAATGLITETNMMAEKMLGIPREQIIGIHQKLLHPLREAERYEKLFKESILKGKSTNEYLVVVNKDGKEIPVDIRANVIKLGDNLLIAGFFRDVTQRKLAEEALKEKTVYLDNILRYSLNMAIVATDIDFIIKYFNPMAEKLFELKSDDVTGKSLQDVVDMLKLDVLNLKDGLGKIIKGQGYSFEYCIIKTEAKKIIEGNMFGIRDSNGVLTGCICMFNDVTEKKKTEDELKAYRDHLMEMVQMRTSELKELNSQLEVEVGFRRKMEKMLKLQTIELTRSNEELEHFAYLASHDLQEPLRKVTSFTELLQKRYQGVLDEKADKFIGYIVDGTQRMQKLINDLLAYSRVGTNQKVIEPVDLSKTLNIVLSNLQRTIDETQSLITYDILPVVMADETHMVQLFQNLIGNAIKFRGNEQPMIHISVKTITDESIRGFATGQCNGWHFSVTDNGIGIKVIDYDKIFMMFHRLHGRGEYAGTGIGLAICKKIVERHGGRIWVESEYGKGTSFHFTLFSNDSVI; from the coding sequence ATGAATAGATACAGTGACATAAACACTAAACAAAATATTCTCATAGTAGATGACCATCCGGCAAATTTGGTCGCTCTGGAGTCATTGCTTGAGGAGCTGGACCTTAATATTTTCAAAGCCGACTCAGGGAAAAACGCTTTGTCAGTGCTACTTGAGCACGACGTTGCGATAGTTCTCTTAGATGTAATGATGCCTGAAATGGACGGTTATGAAGTAGCAGGGCTAATGAAGGGCAACAAGCAAACCCGAAATATTCCTATTATTTTCATAACAGCATCACAGGAGGATAAAAAACATACATTTAAAGGTTACAAAATTGGAGCAGTTGATTTTTTATATAAGCCGGTGGAACCTGAAATCCTGATAAGTAAGGTAAACGTTTTTATAGAGTTAAACAAACAAAAACAAAAACTTCAATACATGGCATCTATGTTGAGCCAATCTGAGGAAAAATATAAAAAGATAATCGAAACCACAGACGACGCAATTTTTATAGCTGACGCCGCAACCGGATTAATCACAGAGACCAATATGATGGCTGAAAAAATGCTCGGGATTCCACGGGAACAAATTATCGGGATACATCAGAAGTTGCTCCATCCTCTGAGAGAGGCGGAGAGATACGAAAAGCTTTTTAAAGAGAGCATCTTAAAAGGAAAATCCACTAATGAGTACCTTGTAGTTGTTAATAAAGACGGCAAGGAAATTCCCGTGGATATCAGAGCAAATGTAATAAAACTTGGAGATAATCTGCTGATAGCCGGCTTTTTCAGAGATGTAACACAAAGAAAGCTTGCGGAAGAAGCACTTAAAGAAAAAACAGTTTATCTGGATAATATACTGCGCTATTCATTGAATATGGCAATAGTTGCGACAGATATTGATTTTATTATTAAATATTTTAATCCAATGGCCGAAAAACTCTTTGAACTCAAATCTGATGATGTTACAGGTAAAAGCTTACAGGATGTTGTAGATATGCTGAAACTTGATGTTTTAAACCTCAAAGATGGATTGGGAAAAATTATTAAAGGGCAGGGATATAGTTTTGAGTACTGTATCATAAAGACTGAAGCTAAAAAAATAATTGAAGGTAATATGTTTGGAATCAGGGACAGCAATGGAGTTTTAACGGGATGTATATGTATGTTTAATGATGTAACTGAAAAAAAGAAAACCGAGGACGAATTAAAAGCCTACCGTGACCATCTTATGGAAATGGTACAGATGCGAACTTCAGAGCTGAAAGAGCTAAACTCCCAACTGGAGGTCGAGGTAGGATTTCGCAGAAAAATGGAGAAGATGTTAAAATTACAGACTATAGAGCTTACTCGTTCAAATGAAGAATTGGAGCATTTTGCATACTTGGCATCCCATGATCTTCAGGAGCCTCTCAGAAAAGTTACTAGTTTTACCGAGCTTTTACAAAAACGTTATCAGGGAGTGTTGGACGAAAAAGCAGACAAATTTATCGGCTATATTGTTGACGGCACGCAGAGGATGCAGAAGTTAATCAACGACCTTCTGGCTTACTCACGTGTAGGTACAAATCAGAAAGTAATTGAACCGGTGGATTTATCAAAAACTCTTAACATAGTGCTATCCAATCTCCAAAGAACTATAGATGAAACTCAGAGTCTGATAACATATGACATATTACCGGTTGTCATGGCGGATGAAACACACATGGTACAGTTATTTCAAAATCTTATAGGAAATGCGATAAAATTCAGGGGTAATGAGCAGCCGATGATACACATATCGGTAAAAACAATAACAGATGAGTCAATAAGAGGTTTTGCCACCGGACAGTGTAATGGGTGGCACTTTTCAGTCACAGACAATGGGATTGGGATTAAGGTCATAGATTACGACAAGATATTTATGATGTTTCACAGGCTACATGGCCGCGGAGAGTATGCAGGGACAGGCATTGGTCTGGCGATATGCAAAAAGATTGTGGAAAGACACGGTGGACGTATATGGGTTGAGTCGGAATACGGCAAAGGGACAAGTTTCCACTTTACTCTTTTCAGCAACGATTCAGTAATTTAA
- a CDS encoding response regulator — translation MNSKQIEVLLIEDDPGDIDLMVEGLQGSKVLVNLGVVGDGEQAMSYLRKEGKYCKIATPDLILLDLNLPKKDGREVLKEIKTDDSLKHIPVIVITTSDAEQDIVKSYNLGANSYVTKPVGFEEFIKVVNTIEEFWFTIVKLPPK, via the coding sequence ATGAATTCAAAACAGATAGAGGTACTCCTGATAGAAGACGACCCTGGCGATATAGACCTTATGGTAGAGGGACTGCAAGGTTCTAAAGTCCTCGTAAATCTAGGCGTTGTAGGGGATGGCGAGCAAGCTATGTCTTATCTGAGAAAAGAAGGAAAATATTGCAAAATTGCCACGCCGGATTTGATCCTTTTAGACCTGAACCTGCCTAAAAAAGATGGCAGGGAAGTCCTTAAAGAAATCAAGACGGACGACAGCCTAAAGCACATACCCGTTATAGTAATTACCACATCCGATGCAGAACAGGATATTGTAAAATCCTATAACCTTGGAGCAAATTCTTACGTAACCAAACCGGTAGGATTTGAGGAGTTCATAAAAGTAGTAAATACAATAGAGGAGTTTTGGTTTACAATTGTAAAGCTCCCGCCAAAATGA
- a CDS encoding response regulator, whose translation MNSQKVIKLLIIEDDSGEIALIEELLKDEANVKLKIEKTQSLSSAFGRLPQGNIDVVILDLMLPDSKGLDTFTAIYALIPEVPIVVLSGMDDDKFATQAVSMGAQDYLVKGTFNGHLLLRSLLYAIERNRLQLELAKMRHEASHRQEMISLDRLSGSPKASITSQMLGKSSLRDGNRQIFDDFVNKYCDITESALQQRIYKTEAGIAEPLLAMAEQLGFMKSGPRDVVEIHSEALKLKLNGMNMAKAQLCMEESRFILLELMGNLASYYRNYFILFRKNLDL comes from the coding sequence ATGAATAGCCAAAAAGTTATAAAACTATTGATTATTGAGGATGACTCCGGCGAAATAGCCCTGATAGAAGAGCTTCTCAAGGATGAAGCAAATGTGAAGCTGAAGATAGAAAAAACGCAAAGTTTGTCCTCGGCTTTCGGCAGGCTGCCACAAGGTAATATTGATGTTGTGATTTTAGATTTGATGCTGCCCGACAGCAAGGGACTGGATACGTTTACCGCCATTTACGCTTTAATACCAGAAGTCCCGATAGTTGTCCTTTCAGGAATGGACGATGACAAGTTTGCAACCCAGGCAGTCTCTATGGGTGCGCAAGACTACCTGGTGAAGGGTACATTTAACGGCCATTTGCTTTTAAGGTCTTTGTTGTATGCCATAGAGAGAAACAGATTGCAGTTAGAACTGGCTAAAATGCGCCATGAAGCCAGCCATCGACAGGAGATGATTTCTCTGGATCGCCTCTCAGGCTCTCCTAAAGCCTCTATTACTTCTCAAATGCTTGGGAAGTCGTCATTACGAGACGGAAACAGACAAATATTCGATGATTTTGTAAACAAATATTGTGACATCACAGAATCTGCTTTGCAACAAAGAATATACAAGACCGAGGCCGGCATTGCGGAGCCATTGCTTGCTATGGCCGAACAGCTTGGTTTCATGAAGTCCGGGCCCAGGGATGTAGTTGAAATTCATTCCGAGGCGCTAAAGTTGAAATTAAACGGGATGAATATGGCTAAAGCTCAGTTATGTATGGAAGAGAGCCGTTTTATTCTTTTAGAGTTGATGGGAAATTTAGCTTCATATTACCGTAATTATTTTATATTATTCAGAAAAAATCTGGATTTATGA
- the kaiB gene encoding circadian clock protein KaiB: MGNYILKLYITGKTPKSERAITNLKNLCEVELQNQYEMVIIDVLERPQLAEDEKILATPTLIKELPPPLRRIIGDLSDTEKVLLGLDLQPYVKHKQ; this comes from the coding sequence ATGGGCAACTATATATTGAAGCTTTATATAACGGGTAAGACCCCTAAGTCAGAACGGGCTATTACCAATTTAAAAAACCTGTGTGAGGTTGAGCTTCAAAACCAATATGAGATGGTTATAATAGACGTATTGGAAAGGCCGCAATTAGCAGAAGATGAAAAAATCCTTGCTACTCCGACTTTAATAAAAGAACTTCCCCCTCCTCTAAGAAGAATTATCGGGGATTTGTCTGATACTGAAAAAGTCCTTTTAGGGCTTGATTTACAACCATATGTGAAGCACAAGCAGTAG
- the kaiC gene encoding circadian clock protein KaiC, which translates to MELKTIDTVVIKTESHIPGFDWISNGGFPKNRSTLLSGTAGSAKTVFVTQFLVEGIKQHGEKGVFVTFEESPEEIRRNMKSFGWDIRQYEAEGKWTFVDASPQPETEVVEAGVYDMGGLLARIEHAIQKVGATRVSLDSLGAFFSQFSDRATVRREIFRITYALKKMNVTSIITAERTEEHGIIARFGVEEFVADNVVVLRNSLEGEKRRRTIEILKFRGTDHQKGEYPFTIIPGEGIIIIPLSAIELKQKSSDVRITSGSSELDKMCSGGFYRDSIILVSGATGTGKTLMVTHFMAGGAKNNEKCLIFAFEESREQLFRNAIGWGVDYEQMEKDGRLKVVCEYPETSSLEDHLIKMKKIIDSYKPNRIAVDSLSALERVSTIRSFREFVISVTSFIKHQEVAGFFTSTTPTLLGGTSITETHISTITDTIILLRYVELYGETRRGITVLKMRGSTHDKEIREFQIDSDGMHIGNPFRNVVGILTGNPIQIASSEVHRTAELFKDI; encoded by the coding sequence ATGGAATTGAAAACTATAGATACAGTGGTAATAAAAACAGAGTCACACATTCCAGGTTTTGATTGGATATCAAACGGCGGATTTCCTAAAAATCGCTCAACGCTTCTATCTGGTACGGCAGGAAGTGCTAAAACGGTTTTTGTTACACAGTTTTTGGTGGAAGGAATAAAACAGCATGGAGAAAAAGGGGTTTTTGTCACCTTTGAGGAATCCCCCGAGGAAATAAGAAGAAATATGAAGAGTTTCGGCTGGGATATAAGACAATATGAGGCGGAGGGGAAATGGACATTTGTTGATGCCTCGCCACAGCCTGAGACCGAGGTCGTAGAGGCCGGCGTCTATGACATGGGAGGGCTTTTAGCCCGCATAGAACATGCGATTCAGAAAGTAGGCGCAACCAGAGTTTCTCTGGATTCATTAGGTGCATTTTTCAGTCAGTTTTCAGACAGGGCTACAGTGCGCAGAGAGATTTTCCGTATAACCTATGCTCTTAAAAAGATGAATGTTACTAGCATTATAACGGCGGAGCGCACCGAGGAGCATGGAATAATTGCACGGTTTGGCGTGGAGGAGTTTGTCGCTGACAATGTGGTAGTGCTGAGAAACTCACTGGAAGGCGAAAAGAGACGCCGCACTATAGAGATACTGAAGTTCAGGGGGACTGACCACCAGAAAGGGGAATATCCTTTTACGATTATCCCTGGCGAGGGTATAATTATCATACCACTTTCGGCAATAGAGCTTAAACAGAAATCATCCGACGTGAGAATCACCTCGGGCAGCTCTGAACTTGACAAAATGTGTTCCGGCGGTTTCTATAGAGATTCTATAATTTTAGTTTCAGGAGCAACCGGAACCGGTAAAACGCTGATGGTAACGCATTTTATGGCAGGTGGCGCTAAAAATAACGAAAAATGCCTCATTTTTGCCTTTGAAGAGAGCCGAGAGCAGCTCTTTAGAAACGCCATAGGTTGGGGAGTGGACTATGAGCAAATGGAAAAGGATGGAAGGCTAAAGGTAGTTTGCGAGTACCCGGAGACCTCATCACTGGAAGATCATCTGATAAAAATGAAAAAAATTATTGATAGCTATAAACCTAACCGCATAGCAGTGGACAGCTTATCGGCGCTTGAGAGGGTATCAACTATAAGAAGTTTCAGAGAGTTTGTAATCAGCGTAACATCATTTATAAAGCATCAGGAAGTGGCCGGATTTTTTACATCCACAACGCCTACTCTTTTAGGCGGCACCTCTATTACTGAAACCCATATTTCTACAATTACAGATACGATAATACTTTTGCGTTATGTTGAACTCTACGGAGAGACCAGACGTGGGATTACAGTTTTAAAAATGCGAGGCTCCACTCACGACAAAGAAATTCGTGAATTTCAGATAGACAGCGATGGAATGCACATAGGCAACCCATTTAGAAACGTTGTGGGGATTCTAACCGGCAATCCCATACAGATTGCATCTTCCGAGGTACACCGCACGGCTGAATTATTTAAGGATATTTGA